A genomic window from Ignavibacteria bacterium includes:
- a CDS encoding KamA family radical SAM protein, whose product MELWQQLLKQSVSSVDQLVDQFGIKKEVAERLDDFFQARINPYYLSLIRYPGDPIWLQAVPDEVELYDIDAPEDPLNEDEMSPVPNITHRYPDRALFLTTSQCGLYCRFCTRKRKVGDSSKINMRELEAAFQYLEQHTEINDVILSGGDPLMLTDAMLEKVLIRLRQIPHISIIRLGTKMPCVLPQRITPQLCDMLKKYHPIYVNTHFNHPWEITPESTKACEMLVNAGVPVGCQTVLLKGVNDDPEVMRELMKKLLAIRVRPYYIYQADLTKGANHFRTPIDVGLEIMDNLRGHISGLAVPQFVIDAPGGGGKIPLLPEYVLARDKEKIILRNFKNEVYEYPDVQEEHIVLKRGRNIEKPPKKKAKKKVPLPVLQ is encoded by the coding sequence ATGGAACTATGGCAGCAGCTGCTAAAACAAAGCGTCAGCTCAGTAGATCAGCTTGTCGATCAGTTCGGAATCAAAAAAGAAGTTGCCGAAAGACTGGATGATTTTTTTCAGGCGAGGATAAATCCATATTACCTAAGCCTCATCCGTTACCCCGGCGATCCTATCTGGCTTCAGGCTGTGCCTGATGAAGTAGAATTATACGACATCGATGCACCTGAAGACCCGCTCAATGAAGATGAAATGAGCCCGGTTCCTAATATTACTCACCGTTACCCGGACAGAGCTTTATTTTTAACCACCAGCCAGTGCGGCCTGTACTGCAGGTTCTGCACGCGCAAGCGCAAGGTGGGTGATTCCAGCAAAATCAATATGCGCGAGCTTGAAGCGGCTTTCCAATATCTGGAGCAGCATACCGAAATTAACGATGTGATACTCTCAGGCGGTGACCCGCTAATGCTCACAGACGCAATGCTTGAAAAAGTACTCATTAGGCTGCGCCAGATACCGCATATTTCCATAATCAGGCTTGGCACAAAAATGCCCTGTGTGCTTCCGCAAAGGATCACTCCGCAATTATGTGATATGCTGAAAAAATATCACCCCATTTATGTAAATACACATTTTAATCACCCGTGGGAGATCACACCTGAGAGCACTAAAGCATGTGAAATGCTTGTAAATGCAGGTGTTCCTGTGGGTTGCCAGACTGTTCTGCTTAAAGGCGTTAATGATGACCCGGAAGTTATGCGCGAGCTTATGAAAAAGCTTCTTGCTATCAGGGTAAGGCCGTATTACATATACCAGGCTGATCTTACTAAAGGCGCTAACCATTTCCGTACACCAATTGATGTAGGTTTGGAAATAATGGATAATCTTCGCGGCCATATCAGCGGACTTGCAGTTCCGCAGTTTGTGATAGATGCACCCGGCGGCGGCGGAAAAATTCCGCTATTGCCTGAATACGTTCTTGCGCGCGATAAAGAAAAGATCATACTGCGCAACTTTAAGAATGAAGTATATGAATACCCGGACGTTCAGGAAGAACATATTGTTCTAAAACGGGGCAGGAACATAGAAAAACCGCCTAAGAAAAAGGCGAAGAAGAAGGTACCGCTCCCGGTTCTGCAATAA
- a CDS encoding GNAT family N-acetyltransferase: protein MIRKLIQSDREKIQRILTDTGHFNDDEIKVAMELVDIYLNDAKQTDYIFYIIENAETREASGYICYGRRPLTDWTYDLYWIAVDPNIHGKGLGSRLVKHMEDDLSAAGGKIILIETSGKPEYENERKFYTKNGYEVQTIIKDFYRSGDDLYVYRKYL, encoded by the coding sequence ATGATAAGAAAGTTAATACAGAGCGACAGGGAAAAGATACAAAGGATACTTACTGATACGGGACATTTTAATGATGATGAGATAAAAGTTGCGATGGAACTGGTTGATATTTACCTGAACGATGCGAAACAGACAGATTATATTTTTTATATTATAGAAAACGCTGAAACCCGGGAGGCATCAGGGTATATTTGTTACGGAAGAAGACCTCTGACTGACTGGACATATGATCTTTACTGGATAGCTGTAGATCCCAATATTCATGGTAAGGGACTTGGCAGCCGGCTTGTAAAACATATGGAAGATGACCTTTCAGCAGCAGGCGGAAAAATTATACTGATAGAAACAAGCGGAAAGCCGGAATATGAAAATGAACGGAAGTTCTACACCAAAAACGGCTATGAAGTTCAGACTATCATTAAAGATTTTTACAGAAGCGGTGACGACTTGTATGTTTACCGCAAATACCTTTAA
- a CDS encoding ATP-grasp domain-containing protein has protein sequence MNKKLNISIIFNDPVQYAQGPVYEGTDVDIDTIPEAIDMSEYGVLDEVKSVERALAPLEHNTKIIPVALDINKLIKELNENRPDIIFNLCESVDGDPTQEMNIAGLFELLKIPYTGSRAFTLGLALNKPLVKSILNQNGIPTAKHFVTNTSSIHLNGHKFPMIVKPSREDASIGITNESVVTNEADLRKRIEYVLEEHKQPALVEEFIDGREINVSVVGNDDPITFPISEIDFTGLPSDYPKIISYNSKWMYKTVEFENTKAVCPAQNLSDKEVQVIQETAKKVYKLLGAADYARVDMRLKDGVPYVLELNPNPDIASDVPEDTGFTRSAKAHGWEYSYLIQQIIGFALKRWGVK, from the coding sequence ATGAATAAAAAACTAAACATATCAATAATTTTCAATGACCCGGTGCAGTATGCGCAGGGTCCGGTATACGAAGGCACAGATGTAGATATTGACACTATACCTGAAGCTATTGATATGAGTGAATACGGTGTGCTTGATGAAGTTAAAAGCGTTGAGCGCGCTTTGGCTCCGCTTGAGCATAACACAAAAATAATTCCGGTTGCGCTTGATATCAACAAGCTTATTAAAGAGCTTAATGAAAACAGGCCTGATATAATTTTTAATCTTTGTGAAAGCGTTGACGGCGATCCAACCCAGGAAATGAACATTGCGGGATTATTTGAATTACTGAAGATCCCCTATACCGGTTCACGCGCATTTACGCTTGGCCTGGCATTGAATAAGCCGCTTGTGAAATCTATCCTTAACCAGAACGGAATACCTACTGCCAAGCACTTTGTTACAAATACTTCAAGCATTCACCTGAACGGTCACAAGTTCCCCATGATAGTTAAGCCATCACGGGAAGACGCAAGTATAGGCATTACCAATGAATCAGTGGTTACAAATGAAGCTGACCTGAGGAAAAGAATTGAATACGTGCTCGAAGAACATAAGCAGCCTGCGCTGGTTGAAGAGTTCATAGACGGCAGGGAAATAAATGTATCGGTGGTTGGAAATGATGACCCCATAACTTTTCCCATAAGTGAAATTGATTTCACAGGTTTGCCCTCTGATTACCCGAAAATAATCAGCTACAACAGCAAATGGATGTATAAAACTGTTGAATTCGAAAACACCAAGGCGGTTTGCCCGGCGCAAAACCTGAGCGATAAAGAAGTTCAGGTAATACAGGAAACAGCAAAAAAGGTTTATAAGCTTCTCGGAGCCGCTGATTACGCCAGGGTTGATATGAGGCTTAAGGACGGCGTGCCCTATGTGCTTGAGCTGAACCCGAATCCTGATATTGCAAGCGATGTACCCGAAGATACAGGCTTTACACGCAGCGCCAAGGCGCATGGATGGGAGTACAGCTACCTGATTCAGCAGATAATCGGTTTTGCATTGAAGAGGTGGGGAGTTAAGTAG
- a CDS encoding T9SS type A sorting domain-containing protein, which produces MKKLFKSGLNSFLLLSAAAAIFIFSTAFRSSTEKTGSMHFHSDGRTCGTVEFNELQMQQYPQFRENRQRIEEYTKNYTHSESRLLVTIPVVFHVVYNTPQQNISDAQILSQIAVLNQDYAKLNSDTNLIPAVWKSIAANTQIQFCLAQRDPNGNPTTGITRTSTSITAFTGSSDQRIFFTAQGGHDIWDRDRYLNIYVCNLGGGLLGYAQFPGGNPQTDGTVNLYTAVGTTGVVNPPYDKGRTVTHEVGHWLNLFHIWGDEPDCNQDDQVSDTPLQGNSSSGCPTFPTTDACQPNSPGIMFVNYMDYSNDACMYMFTSGQSTRMNAALSGPRASLLTSNGCIPIGITPISTEIPAKYSLEQNFPNPFNPVTNIRFDITRSSQVSLKVYDAAGNEIAVLVNQALNAGTYNYDFDASNYPSGVYFYVLSAGEFTATKKMVLIK; this is translated from the coding sequence ATGAAAAAACTATTCAAATCCGGCTTAAATTCATTTTTATTGCTTTCAGCAGCGGCTGCAATATTTATATTCAGCACCGCTTTCAGGAGCAGCACAGAAAAAACTGGCAGCATGCATTTCCATTCAGATGGAAGAACATGCGGTACTGTTGAATTCAACGAACTACAGATGCAGCAGTATCCGCAGTTCAGAGAGAACAGACAAAGAATTGAAGAATATACAAAAAACTACACGCATTCTGAAAGCAGATTGCTTGTAACGATTCCTGTTGTTTTTCACGTGGTTTATAATACACCTCAGCAGAATATTTCTGATGCGCAGATACTTTCGCAGATTGCTGTGTTAAATCAGGACTATGCAAAGTTAAATTCTGATACAAATTTGATCCCCGCTGTTTGGAAATCCATTGCCGCAAACACTCAGATCCAGTTTTGCCTCGCTCAGCGGGATCCTAACGGAAATCCAACAACAGGCATAACGCGTACATCAACAAGCATTACTGCATTCACCGGCTCCTCTGATCAGCGTATATTTTTTACTGCTCAAGGCGGCCATGATATCTGGGATAGGGACCGTTATTTGAACATCTACGTTTGCAATCTTGGCGGAGGTTTGCTGGGATATGCCCAGTTCCCGGGCGGAAATCCCCAAACAGACGGTACTGTAAATCTTTACACTGCAGTTGGTACAACCGGTGTTGTAAACCCTCCGTACGATAAAGGCAGAACGGTTACACACGAAGTTGGGCACTGGTTAAACCTGTTCCATATTTGGGGTGATGAGCCTGACTGCAACCAGGATGACCAGGTTTCTGATACTCCGCTTCAGGGCAATTCTTCAAGCGGATGTCCTACTTTCCCGACAACAGATGCCTGCCAGCCTAACAGTCCCGGAATTATGTTTGTGAACTATATGGATTATTCAAATGATGCCTGTATGTACATGTTTACTTCAGGTCAGTCAACAAGGATGAATGCAGCATTGAGCGGCCCGAGGGCAAGTTTGTTAACATCAAACGGCTGTATTCCAATCGGTATTACACCAATAAGCACAGAAATTCCCGCAAAGTATTCGCTTGAACAGAACTTTCCAAATCCGTTCAACCCGGTTACAAATATCAGGTTTGATATCACCCGTTCATCACAGGTATCACTTAAGGTTTACGATGCTGCAGGCAATGAAATTGCCGTGCTGGTTAACCAGGCACTTAATGCGGGTACATATAATTATGATTTTGACGCCTCAAATTACCCAAGCGGTGTGTATTTCTATGTGTTAAGCGCAGGTGAATTTACCGCTACCAAGAAAATGGTATTAATTAAGTAA
- a CDS encoding cupin domain-containing protein yields the protein MKYKYPVTIENGLGEILIFKSCETENGEEKLIVENFVKPGAGPVMHTHLLQDEALTVESGELTYQVMGEEPKTAQAGETAVFKRGVPHKFVNSGTTELHCTGYIKPANTIIFYLSAIFEAQKKSGKPQPALMDAAYLIHRYKSEYDLPELPLFVKKFMMPAVYFFGRLFGRYQHFKNAPEPLKK from the coding sequence ATGAAATATAAATATCCGGTAACAATTGAAAACGGTTTAGGGGAAATACTTATATTTAAATCCTGTGAAACAGAAAACGGTGAAGAAAAATTAATTGTGGAAAATTTTGTAAAGCCGGGGGCGGGACCTGTTATGCATACACATCTTTTGCAGGATGAAGCTCTTACTGTAGAATCAGGTGAGCTTACTTACCAGGTTATGGGAGAAGAGCCGAAAACTGCGCAAGCCGGTGAAACAGCAGTTTTTAAAAGAGGAGTACCGCATAAGTTTGTTAACTCAGGCACAACAGAACTGCACTGCACGGGTTACATAAAGCCTGCAAATACCATAATTTTTTATCTTTCTGCCATATTTGAAGCACAGAAGAAGTCCGGAAAGCCCCAGCCGGCGCTGATGGACGCCGCATACCTGATACACAGGTATAAAAGTGAATACGACCTGCCTGAGCTTCCCCTGTTCGTTAAGAAGTTTATGATGCCTGCGGTTTATTTTTTCGGCAGGTTGTTCGGAAGGTATCAGCATTTTAAAAACGCGCCTGAACCTTTAAAAAAATAA
- a CDS encoding ATP-grasp domain-containing protein, translated as MKKETEQVSEGQDQKVQNEAYVDDNLVNNYSHRLSDVYAEWDDEETISAVEAAIKKAGHEVIRIEADENAFEKLRSTRPDIVFNMAEGFGGASRESHIPAMLEMLNIPYTASDPITIGNCHDKSRCKEILTYYGVPNPGFFITDSHVNGHPKVKYPAFVKPLHEGSSKGIYNSSVVYNNEELNREITRIKQNYDQHSIIEDFLEGQEFTVALLGNGENVRVLPIVGINLDCLPEDFPKIYSYEVKWYFDTRENKLDIFSCPAKISDKLTKRIEEICKQAYHALRIRDWARMDVRCDANDNPYIIEINPLPGILPNPDDNSCFPKAAREVGIDYDGLIQTVLNGAIERYQLNAK; from the coding sequence ATAAAAAAAGAAACTGAACAGGTATCCGAAGGACAGGATCAAAAAGTTCAGAACGAAGCGTATGTTGATGATAATTTAGTCAACAATTATTCTCATCGCTTAAGCGATGTTTATGCTGAGTGGGATGATGAAGAAACAATTTCTGCAGTTGAAGCTGCGATAAAAAAAGCTGGCCATGAAGTTATTCGTATCGAAGCTGATGAAAACGCTTTCGAAAAGCTTCGCAGCACCAGGCCAGATATAGTTTTCAATATGGCAGAAGGTTTCGGCGGCGCTTCCCGCGAGTCGCACATTCCCGCAATGCTTGAAATGCTTAACATACCCTACACTGCAAGCGATCCCATCACAATTGGCAATTGCCACGATAAATCACGCTGTAAAGAGATATTAACTTATTATGGTGTGCCGAATCCCGGCTTTTTTATAACCGATAGCCACGTAAACGGCCATCCCAAGGTAAAATATCCTGCTTTTGTGAAGCCTTTGCATGAAGGCTCTTCTAAGGGTATCTATAATAGTAGTGTGGTTTACAACAACGAAGAGCTAAATCGGGAAATAACAAGAATTAAGCAAAATTATGATCAGCACTCTATAATAGAGGATTTTCTCGAAGGCCAGGAGTTTACGGTTGCTTTATTGGGAAATGGCGAAAATGTGCGCGTTTTGCCTATTGTTGGCATAAATCTGGATTGTTTGCCTGAGGATTTCCCCAAAATTTACTCATATGAAGTAAAATGGTATTTTGATACCAGGGAAAATAAGCTTGATATATTTTCATGTCCCGCAAAAATAAGCGATAAGCTCACCAAAAGGATCGAGGAAATTTGTAAACAGGCATATCATGCGCTTCGTATCCGCGATTGGGCAAGAATGGATGTAAGATGTGACGCAAATGATAATCCGTATATAATTGAAATTAATCCGCTGCCCGGAATTTTACCGAATCCGGATGATAATTCATGCTTCCCGAAAGCTGCAAGGGAAGTTGGCATTGATTATGACGGTTTGATACAGACTGTATTGAATGGCGCGATTGAGAGATATCAACTAAATGCCAAATGA